Sequence from the Dehalobacter sp. genome:
TTCGTTAAATATTAACGTTTGTAGAAATTACATTGTCTTGCGGCGGATTACCTGATCCAAAGCTGTAAAGGTCTGCGGTCCCGCAATACCATCTGGGATAAGTTCATAATCTCTTTGGAAAGCGATCACAGCTTCCCTGGTCTTAGGCCCAAATACTCCATCAGCCATTCCTGGGGCATAGCCGAGTTCTTTAAGGATTGACTGCAGTGTAGCAACTTCCGGACCTCGGGAACCTACTTTGAGAAATGCAGGTTCAGTAAGGGTTCTGTTCAAAGCTGCTATAGTTGCCGGACCAACAATTCCATCCTGTGCCAACCCGTTATTTTGTTGAAAGGCTATTACTGTTGCTTGGGTACGGGAGCCAAAGATGCTATCCGGAGTCCCTGGATTATAACCAAGTTCGATTAGTGCAATTTGCAGCTGTCTGACGTCATTGCCACGTATCCCTAGTCTGAGATTTCTGGTCAACTGAAGGCTCATTGAGGCTACCTCCTCGATGTTAATTATCCTTATATTTTTTAATAAGTTCTGGGCATCATCGTTTTTATAAGCTTACCACCATCTTATGTTTTCTTAGGGTGACTATGTGAAAAAGACCTGCCCCATCTTTGGGTTTGGGGAAAGAAGCTACCAGGTAATCTCTTTTTAATCTAAGACCGTTACCAAGCTTCCTTACCAAATACTTTCTTGAAAATAGGTACGCTTACACCGCATGATAGGTTATCAAGCCTTCAGTGTGAATCTTCGATACGAAATAATTTCTGAATTTGAAGAATCCCCAAACGTTTGGAAGTTCTTCGGTTATCTAAAAAAATACGTGGCGGTGTCGCAAAACTACAAAAAAGTAGTTAAGCAACACCGCCTTCTTCTATCGTTGAATGAAAAGCCAGCAAAATTTTAGGATCTCTGTTTAAAACCCAAGGCTTGAAGTTTTGCTTTTTTTAACAGGCATAAAAACGGAGAGGAAGGATAGAACCAAGCATATAGCTCCGGCCGACAATAACGATGTCATTGGTTTAATCATATTGGTACCAGCAAAATAGAAGAAATCCCGCATCACCTCTACTCCAAAGCGTAAAGGCATCCAGGAATATAACCAAAACTTTGACGCAGAGGAGAGCATTTCATAAGGCAGAGAGATCATTGGCAGCCCGAAAAAGAATACCAGCATGACAAGTACAATTCCCTGAGCACCTAATCCGTTTACCAGCATTGACTGCATTAGGAAAAAACTGAAGCTTATCAGTGTAAAATATAAACAGAACTCAAAACTGTTCGGAATCGTCATTTTCAATAAGCCGTTTCCAACGATCAAGATAACCAACGAAGCAATGAAGCAAAACGCAATGGCACAAACGATCTGTATTCCAATCGTAAGCGCCTTTTCCGTTTTTTTAGTTGGCTCAACTTTCTTTATCACAAAAAAGAGGAGTATGGATGATATCAAGCCGGTCATCCAAGCCAACATTGTGACAGAAACAGGTGCATTACCATTGGCACTGTGACCGGGAATAACGTTAACTTTGTCAATTGTAAAACTTACGAGCGTATTCTGCTGCAGATTTTGCATTATCTGCCTCTGCGCTTGCATTGCTGCGGCTTGGGCGGAAGCCGTTTGACTGGTTTGCTTTGACGGACTTTGACCGATCTCCGGAGTTTGTTTAATAGCGCTGGCTAGCTGAGCTGCCAGCTGTGTTCTTAATTTGTCATTGATACCCGTCTCCATTTTTTCCACAACCTGCGTCAAAATATTGGCAACGGTTTGACTCATTCCGTTGTTGATATATACCTCAACTTCACCAGGAGTCTGGTTTGCACTTGTGACAGACATCACCTTTTTACTAAAATCCTTTGGAATAATCAGAGCACCATAATATTTCTGATTATTCATTGCATCCATCGCCTCATTTTTGTCAGTGAGAATCGTCCACTTAAAGACTGAGTTGTCCTGGCTGCCGGTTGATGTCATTACCGAGTCTGCTATTTTTTGCCCAAAATTCAATTCTACTCCGGACTGCAAGGCTACTCCCTCATCCTGCAAAACTAAAGCCATAGGCGCACCTTTCAATTCAGCATTAATCGTTGATCCTAAAAGTGCAATTGTCAGCACCGATGCAAATAAAATCACCACTGCTAATCCAATCCACAATATTTTTTGTTTTAAAATACCAGCAATAATTTCCATCATCTCAACCCTTTCCATGTTTTCTTTTTTAGGCTGTAATCTTGGGCTATGTAGTTCACCCATACCGCTATTGAAATCAACACAGTGTTGATTTATTATAAAAATATCATAGAAGATTACCGTGATCAATCAACAGATCATTTGAAAATGTTTATATTTCCGCGTATCTCCCTAATTGTTACATAGGAGTGATTTTTATGACGGGAATCGCTGGACCAAAAAAGTCCATTCAGACAAAACGCATTTTCATGGATGCTTTCATTGCGTTAAATCATTATAAAATGATTGATAAAATGAGTATTAAGGAGCTTTGCAATCGAGTCGGGTTTAATAGGGGAACATTCTATCTTCATTTCCAGGATATTTATGATTTACGTGAGCAAATTGAAAATGAGTTGCTGAATGGTATGAAAGAAATTTTTCTTGAGTTTAGCAAAGATATCATTATAATAAGAGACCCTCATATAGCAAGAAATGCCTTCAGTAGTATACTTGCCTATATCCAAAAGCATCACTTGTATTTTGAAGCCCTTCTCGGCCCAACCGGTGACATTTCGTTTATTAATAAAATCAAAGATTACGTAAAGCTTGTACTCCTTGATAACTTATTATTACGCGATAAGGAAAATAACATAAATAAAGACTATTACGAATTAATTTTAGAATATGGTCTATCGGCTAATG
This genomic interval carries:
- a CDS encoding peptidoglycan-binding protein — translated: MSLQLTRNLRLGIRGNDVRQLQIALIELGYNPGTPDSIFGSRTQATVIAFQQNNGLAQDGIVGPATIAALNRTLTEPAFLKVGSRGPEVATLQSILKELGYAPGMADGVFGPKTREAVIAFQRDYELIPDGIAGPQTFTALDQVIRRKTM
- a CDS encoding DUF3533 domain-containing protein gives rise to the protein MITVIFYDIFIINQHCVDFNSGMGELHSPRLQPKKENMERVEMMEIIAGILKQKILWIGLAVVILFASVLTIALLGSTINAELKGAPMALVLQDEGVALQSGVELNFGQKIADSVMTSTGSQDNSVFKWTILTDKNEAMDAMNNQKYYGALIIPKDFSKKVMSVTSANQTPGEVEVYINNGMSQTVANILTQVVEKMETGINDKLRTQLAAQLASAIKQTPEIGQSPSKQTSQTASAQAAAMQAQRQIMQNLQQNTLVSFTIDKVNVIPGHSANGNAPVSVTMLAWMTGLISSILLFFVIKKVEPTKKTEKALTIGIQIVCAIAFCFIASLVILIVGNGLLKMTIPNSFEFCLYFTLISFSFFLMQSMLVNGLGAQGIVLVMLVFFFGLPMISLPYEMLSSASKFWLYSWMPLRFGVEVMRDFFYFAGTNMIKPMTSLLSAGAICLVLSFLSVFMPVKKSKTSSLGF
- a CDS encoding TetR/AcrR family transcriptional regulator yields the protein MTGIAGPKKSIQTKRIFMDAFIALNHYKMIDKMSIKELCNRVGFNRGTFYLHFQDIYDLREQIENELLNGMKEIFLEFSKDIIIIRDPHIARNAFSSILAYIQKHHLYFEALLGPTGDISFINKIKDYVKLVLLDNLLLRDKENNINKDYYELILEYGLSANVGIIIYWIKNGMKIPIDELATLYNELMFNGLAQGILTPNTSSRILKEI